Proteins encoded within one genomic window of Lepidochelys kempii isolate rLepKem1 chromosome 11, rLepKem1.hap2, whole genome shotgun sequence:
- the SLC11A1 gene encoding natural resistance-associated macrophage protein 1 isoform X1, with amino-acid sequence MAPPEPGSRRSQQRNQRGQNYSTMGPPESQPRRDQTYLDEKIAIPDVGGPGFSFRKLWAFTGPGFLMSIAFLDPGNIESDLQCGAVAGFKLLWVLLWATILGLLCQRLAIRLGVVTGMDLGEVCYQYYPKVPRVLLWIMIEIAIIGSDMQEVIGTAIAFSLLSAGRIPLWGGVLITIIDTLVFLFLDKYGLRKLEAFFGLLITIMAVTFGYEYVVVRPVQTEVLKGIFFPYCRGCGREELLQAVGIVGAIIMPHNIYLHSSLVKTREVTRSERQAVSEANKYFLIESCIALFVSFLINLFVMGVFGQAFYHRTNQDVYNVCANSSVSQYAPIFPRNNETVSVDIYQGGVILGCYFGAVALYIWAIGILAAGQSSTMTGTYAGQFVMEGFLQLRWSRFTRVLFTRSFAILPTVFVAAFKDVSHLTGMNDLLNVLQSILLPFAVLPVLTFTSMRPLMQEFTNGVVGKALMILIAGLICAINLYFVVIYIPTLGSMAYYIPLAFVLAGYVAFTAYLIWTCCIAHGADFLAWGHHSQFSYGLPSTDPPGWAGPR; translated from the exons CCCGGCTTCAGCTTCCGGAAGCTGTGGGCTTTCACCGGCCCTGGGTTCCTCATGAGCATTGCCTTTCTGGACCCGGGGAACATCGAGTCAGACCTGCAGTGTGGGGCCGTCGCTGGGTTCaag CTGCTGTGGGTGCTGCTCTGGGCCACCATCCTGGGGCTGCTGTGCCAGCGGCTGGCTATCAGGCTGGGTGTCGTCACGGGAATGGACCTGGGCGAGGTCTGCTATCAGTACTACCCAAAG GTACCGCGCGTGCTGCTCTGGATCATGATCGAGATCGCCATCATTGGTTCCGACATGCAGGAGGTGATCGGGACGGCCATTGCTTTCAGCCTCCTCTCGGCCGGACG CATCCCCCTGTGGGGCGGAGTCCTCATCACCATCATCGACACCCTCGTTTTCCTCTTCCTGGATAAATACG GTCTCCGGAAGCTGGAAGCCTTTTTCGGTCTCCTGATCACTATCATGGCAGTGACCTTTGGCTACGAG tACGTGGTGGTACGGCCTGTCCAGACGGAGGTGCTGAAGGGCATATTCTTCCCCTACTGCCGCGGCTGCGGACgggaggagctgctgcaggcCGTGGGCATCGTGGGCGCGATCATCATGCCACACAACATCTATCTCCACTCCTCCCTGGTCAAG ACCCGCGAGGTGACGCGCTCCGAGCGGCAGGCGGTGAGTGAGGCCAACAAGTACTTCCTGATCGAGTCCTGCATCGCCCTCTTCGTCTCCTTCCTCATCAACCTCTTCGTCATGGGCGTCTTCGGCCAGGCCTTCTACCACCGCACCAACCAGGACGTG TACAACGTTTGTGCCAACAGCAGCGTCAGCCAGTACGCCCCTATCTTCCCCAGGAACAACGAGACGGTCTCCGTGGACATCTACCAAGGG GGCGTCATTCTGGGCTGTTACTTCGGCGCTGTTGCTCTCTATATCTGGGCCATCGGGATTCTGGCAGCGGGGCAGAGTTCCACCATGACCGGGACCTACGCCGGGCAGTTTGTCATGGAG GGGTTCCTGCAGCTGCGCTGGTCCCGCTTCACCCGCGTGCTCTTCACCCGCTCCTTCGCCATCCTCCCCACCGTCTTCGTCGCTGCCTTCAAGGACGTCAGCCACCTGACGGGGATGAACGACCTGCTCAATGTGCTGCAGAGCATCCTG CTGCCCTTCGCCGTTCTCCCGGTTCTCACCTTCACCAGCATGCGGCCGCTCATGCAGGAGTTCACCAACGGCGT CGTCGGGAAGGCGCTGATGATCCTCATCGCCGGGCTGATCTGCGCCATTAACCTCTACTTCGTGGTGATCTACATCCCTACGCTGGGCAGCATGGCCTACTACATCCCCCTGGCCTTCGTGCTGGCCGGCTACGTGGCCTTCACCGCCTACCTG ATCTGGACTTGCTGCATTGCACACGGAGCTGACTTTCTGGCCTGGGGACACCACAGCCAGTTCTCCTACGGGCTCCCCTCCACCGACCCGCCTGGCTGGGCAGGGCCCCGGTGA
- the SLC11A1 gene encoding natural resistance-associated macrophage protein 1 isoform X2, producing the protein MGPPESQPRRDQTYLDEKIAIPDVGGPGFSFRKLWAFTGPGFLMSIAFLDPGNIESDLQCGAVAGFKLLWVLLWATILGLLCQRLAIRLGVVTGMDLGEVCYQYYPKVPRVLLWIMIEIAIIGSDMQEVIGTAIAFSLLSAGRIPLWGGVLITIIDTLVFLFLDKYGLRKLEAFFGLLITIMAVTFGYEYVVVRPVQTEVLKGIFFPYCRGCGREELLQAVGIVGAIIMPHNIYLHSSLVKTREVTRSERQAVSEANKYFLIESCIALFVSFLINLFVMGVFGQAFYHRTNQDVYNVCANSSVSQYAPIFPRNNETVSVDIYQGGVILGCYFGAVALYIWAIGILAAGQSSTMTGTYAGQFVMEGFLQLRWSRFTRVLFTRSFAILPTVFVAAFKDVSHLTGMNDLLNVLQSILLPFAVLPVLTFTSMRPLMQEFTNGVVGKALMILIAGLICAINLYFVVIYIPTLGSMAYYIPLAFVLAGYVAFTAYLIWTCCIAHGADFLAWGHHSQFSYGLPSTDPPGWAGPR; encoded by the exons CCCGGCTTCAGCTTCCGGAAGCTGTGGGCTTTCACCGGCCCTGGGTTCCTCATGAGCATTGCCTTTCTGGACCCGGGGAACATCGAGTCAGACCTGCAGTGTGGGGCCGTCGCTGGGTTCaag CTGCTGTGGGTGCTGCTCTGGGCCACCATCCTGGGGCTGCTGTGCCAGCGGCTGGCTATCAGGCTGGGTGTCGTCACGGGAATGGACCTGGGCGAGGTCTGCTATCAGTACTACCCAAAG GTACCGCGCGTGCTGCTCTGGATCATGATCGAGATCGCCATCATTGGTTCCGACATGCAGGAGGTGATCGGGACGGCCATTGCTTTCAGCCTCCTCTCGGCCGGACG CATCCCCCTGTGGGGCGGAGTCCTCATCACCATCATCGACACCCTCGTTTTCCTCTTCCTGGATAAATACG GTCTCCGGAAGCTGGAAGCCTTTTTCGGTCTCCTGATCACTATCATGGCAGTGACCTTTGGCTACGAG tACGTGGTGGTACGGCCTGTCCAGACGGAGGTGCTGAAGGGCATATTCTTCCCCTACTGCCGCGGCTGCGGACgggaggagctgctgcaggcCGTGGGCATCGTGGGCGCGATCATCATGCCACACAACATCTATCTCCACTCCTCCCTGGTCAAG ACCCGCGAGGTGACGCGCTCCGAGCGGCAGGCGGTGAGTGAGGCCAACAAGTACTTCCTGATCGAGTCCTGCATCGCCCTCTTCGTCTCCTTCCTCATCAACCTCTTCGTCATGGGCGTCTTCGGCCAGGCCTTCTACCACCGCACCAACCAGGACGTG TACAACGTTTGTGCCAACAGCAGCGTCAGCCAGTACGCCCCTATCTTCCCCAGGAACAACGAGACGGTCTCCGTGGACATCTACCAAGGG GGCGTCATTCTGGGCTGTTACTTCGGCGCTGTTGCTCTCTATATCTGGGCCATCGGGATTCTGGCAGCGGGGCAGAGTTCCACCATGACCGGGACCTACGCCGGGCAGTTTGTCATGGAG GGGTTCCTGCAGCTGCGCTGGTCCCGCTTCACCCGCGTGCTCTTCACCCGCTCCTTCGCCATCCTCCCCACCGTCTTCGTCGCTGCCTTCAAGGACGTCAGCCACCTGACGGGGATGAACGACCTGCTCAATGTGCTGCAGAGCATCCTG CTGCCCTTCGCCGTTCTCCCGGTTCTCACCTTCACCAGCATGCGGCCGCTCATGCAGGAGTTCACCAACGGCGT CGTCGGGAAGGCGCTGATGATCCTCATCGCCGGGCTGATCTGCGCCATTAACCTCTACTTCGTGGTGATCTACATCCCTACGCTGGGCAGCATGGCCTACTACATCCCCCTGGCCTTCGTGCTGGCCGGCTACGTGGCCTTCACCGCCTACCTG ATCTGGACTTGCTGCATTGCACACGGAGCTGACTTTCTGGCCTGGGGACACCACAGCCAGTTCTCCTACGGGCTCCCCTCCACCGACCCGCCTGGCTGGGCAGGGCCCCGGTGA